Sequence from the Clostridiales bacterium genome:
TAATTATCAAGTATGGCATTAAACTCCCAATCCTCAAATTCACCGGGTATTGTAAGGTATAGATGAACGATTTCCCTGCCTTCTTCGATTACTGCAAATACTTTATCGATGTAATCGATATTATATTCTATTGAATAGCTTCCAAGCTCCTTATCGAGTAATCCTGTCTGAGCATCCTTCTCCATAACTACAACCGATAATTTATCCATTTTGTTACCTCCAATTAATTTAAAATTTATATATAAATTACCAAATATTTTACACGATTCGTTTTATATAATTACGATTTCCACTAATGTGAAGAGCTCCGCTTCGCGCTCCTTATGTAGTGTACTCAATATCTTCTATATATATTAATCTATTTTGAACGCTATAGCAAACATATTATTTAAGATAGGTACTATTTTATATTTGGAAAATATTATGTGAAGAACAATTAGCTGAAAGTCTTTAGAGTCTGTTTCAGTATAAATAGTGAACTGACTCCGTCGCAATTGGGCAAGCATTTTAACGGCAATTGAAGTAGTTACTTATTATTTGGAAGAAGTTATAGAAAAAGACTATGTAAAAATATTACATAGTCCCTAAGATGCAATATTACAGCCTTGTGATCCTTGGCGAATTAAAGCTCTCATGCCTTGTTCTATCGTTATTAAACCTGGCTTTCTTGGCAGCCCTGCATTCCTTACACCTTATCGGTTCATTTGTAAAACCCTTTTCAGCATAAAATTTCTGTTCACCTTCAGTAAAAATGAATTCCTTGCCGCAATCCTTGCATATCAATTTTTTATCTGGCATATAGAACACCCCCTATTCAATTTAAATTAAATGATTTCATTTAATCCTTATATCATTTCCTCCAGAACAGGGGGCAATCATACTATAATTAAATGAACTATTTAATTATAGCACAGCCGTAAAAAATTTACAATATTTTATGGCTGTATGCTTCAGGTGCATCAAGCAAAAATCAACTGAAAACACGAAGGTGCATATTCTATATCTGAAGAATATTATTCCAATCGCTAAGCTCACAGCCTTAAGAGTCTGTAAACTTGTTATAAATTATCTCATATGTTAGAATATATTGAATCGAAAAATTGGTATGATTTAATATGCACTCGTCATGCAGTAATCGGGTTTTAAATAGACTTGGTTATAATTGTTATGAATATCGGAGGTTAACAGTATGCCTGAGCAATATTATATAGTAAAAAAGGAAGTCGTGCCTGAAATATATTCAAAAGTTATAGATGCCAAAAAGCTTATCCAGTCGGGAACGGCACGCAGCATAAATGAAGCGGTGCAAATGGTGGGTATAAGCAGAGGCGCCTTTTATAAATATAAGGATAGTATATATTTAGAATCCGAAGTATCCAAAAAAAGCATAGTTACTTTAAGTCTCCTGCTTCAGCATATTCCCGGAGTACTTTCAAATCTCCTTAATATAATTGCGGAATGGAAAGGCAATATACTTACGATAAACCAGAATATACCTATTAACGATATAGCCAACGCCACTGTTACATTTGAATATAATCCGCAGGATATGGATCTGGATAGGCTTATCTGCGCTATCAAAAAAGTTGACGGCATCATCGAGGTAAACATAATAGGCAGGCAATAAAATATAAGAATAATAATGAAAACCATAATAGAAAATAAGCCAGGAATATTAAGTTTCTTTTTCATGATTTTCGCTTCCTTTGTTTTGGGCTAGAGTAAGATAATACCTTGCATTTTCTATATCATTTTCATTCAAATATATAAGCGCTAACTTAACATATGCTGAAACAAGCTCATCGTAATTATTAATTTCTTTCAATACCTCAATAATAGACATATAAGTTTTCTTTAAATTTGAAATATTATCCGTGCTTCCATAAATACGCAGAAGATTATGATAGCATTTCAGCAAACAATCATAATCTTTATAAATATTGGCATAATTAAGACCTGATTTAATTGTTTCTATTGCTTTACCATATAGATGTTGCTTAATAAATATTTTTGATTTTTCCATAAGCGTATAGCATAAATGTTCCTTATCTATAACCCTTCTAATATTCTCAGCTTTTTCAAAATAATATAAACTAGTTTCAAAATCAGACTTGTCAAAATAAATTGACCCTAAGTTATTATATACGTATCCTAACAGTGAATCGGATTCCGCCAATTTTTTATATAAACAATTATAAATTTCGATAGCAGAGTCGTATTTGCCCATTTCTTCATAACAGTTTGCTTTAAGCATATTAACATAATAATAAACATTATTTTCTTTTTCTTCTCTGGTTAAAAATAAATATTTATCCAAACACTCCAGCGCCAGTTCTAATTTATCGAGTTTTTCATAACATAAAGCTATATCATATAATACCTTATTTCGTAATTCCAAATCCTTATACATTATTGAATAATGTTCACAAATATTAAAATATGATAACGCATCGCTGTATTGAGATTCTTCTGCTTTACATAATCCTATTTTCCAATATAAGTACGGAAACTTTTCATAATGATTTATAACTTGATCAATAATTATAGCTTCATTATAGTTTATAAAAGCGGTATCATAATCTTTATCTGACATATTAAAATCGGCTTTTTTAGCATAAAAAAGCGCCTTCACATTTAATAAGTTAAATTTTGAGGCTATTTCAAAAACATCTTCAATATCATCGCTTTTTTCAGCTTTTTCAAGTTTTTCTATGCAATACAGTTCGGCATCCTCTGAAGAAGAACGAAGCAAATACTTTTCATCTATATCCAAACTTATATTGAGTTCTTTAGCCTTAAGCCTAAATTTTTCAACAAGTTTTATTTCTACATCTTTTGTCAATGCTCTTTTGCCTATTTCTATCATGCTTATTAATCCTCTTGAGATACACTCATCTTGGAGTTCTTCTTGATTCATTTTTAAATATTTTCTTATTTTTTTTATTTTTTCACCAGGATTTAAAAAATTCATATCTAATTACCTTTCTGCTATATTTATGACGTATCGTATTATAAAGTTTTTAAATCTTTAATATAATCTTTTCCACTTTTATTATAGAATAAATCTACTTAAGATCGGAAGTACAATTATCGTTTGTATTTAAATTTGTGATGTCTTCCTGACTAATCAGATTTTTCCTTAAAGACAATATGGTAGTAAGCAAAATCAGCGATGATATAATCAAACATAACCATGATGGTATTTTATCAAATAAGACGCCAAATACTATTTGTCCTAAAGGCATTGCCAACATTACCCCTATTTCAAAGACCGAATTTACCCTACCCATTAAATGCAAAGGTATTTCCCTTTGGAGCATGGTTGTTAATGCAATATTTCCTACCCCTGTTACTACCTGAACAAGGAAGCCAATGCCAGTTAGAACTACAGATGTAATAGCTACTAAAATATATATACTGGTTAATTTTAAACTGCCGTTTCTACTATATAAATATACAAAAAATAGAATTGTTAATCCATTTAGCAAATCCAAGTATATAATCAATTTCTTCCTGTTAAGTCTGTCCGCTATAACTCCGGCTATCGGCCCTAAAACAAGCTTTGGAATTATTGTTGCTGTCAAGACAGTGGCAAATAATGTAGCTGACCCTGTGATTTTTAAAACATACAATGATAATGCAAAGTTTTGCATCTCAGTTCCTATAATGGATATCGATTTTCCTAACATTAATATTAAAAAGTTTTTTTGTTTTAAAATTGAAAACCTCATAATCTTCCACCGTAATTCTTTACGAATTTTTTGTACTTTCTGCATAAGTTTCTTTAATTATTTCATTTAATGTTGCTGTCTTATATGATAATACTATTGTACAAATAATGCAACATTGATTTATAAATCAATGTTGCATTATTTTATATATGATTGAAGAGTATTTTGTTAATGATTAAAATAATAAAAGAAAGAATATACTGATGTGAAAGCTGGAAATTGGAAAGGGACTCTACGCGATTAGGCTGCGAATCCAAGGCTCTGTCTGTATTCCCTAAAGCTCATATTTTTTAATTATTTCAGTTCGTTTAAATCGATTATATTTATTTTATCCGCAACAATACCGATTTTTTTACCTTCTTTCATTCTTTGAACTTCATCTTCTATGATCGGGACTGTCCAGCAAAGGTACCTGTTACTTGTAATAACGTTGGTACAATCAGCATCTTTATCTTCAAGGACTACTATTTTATCAAGCTTTCTATCGTATACTCTTA
This genomic interval carries:
- a CDS encoding zinc-ribbon domain-containing protein, producing the protein MPDKKLICKDCGKEFIFTEGEQKFYAEKGFTNEPIRCKECRAAKKARFNNDRTRHESFNSPRITRL
- a CDS encoding ACT domain-containing protein, which encodes MPEQYYIVKKEVVPEIYSKVIDAKKLIQSGTARSINEAVQMVGISRGAFYKYKDSIYLESEVSKKSIVTLSLLLQHIPGVLSNLLNIIAEWKGNILTINQNIPINDIANATVTFEYNPQDMDLDRLICAIKKVDGIIEVNIIGRQ
- a CDS encoding helix-turn-helix transcriptional regulator, whose product is MNFLNPGEKIKKIRKYLKMNQEELQDECISRGLISMIEIGKRALTKDVEIKLVEKFRLKAKELNISLDIDEKYLLRSSSEDAELYCIEKLEKAEKSDDIEDVFEIASKFNLLNVKALFYAKKADFNMSDKDYDTAFINYNEAIIIDQVINHYEKFPYLYWKIGLCKAEESQYSDALSYFNICEHYSIMYKDLELRNKVLYDIALCYEKLDKLELALECLDKYLFLTREEKENNVYYYVNMLKANCYEEMGKYDSAIEIYNCLYKKLAESDSLLGYVYNNLGSIYFDKSDFETSLYYFEKAENIRRVIDKEHLCYTLMEKSKIFIKQHLYGKAIETIKSGLNYANIYKDYDCLLKCYHNLLRIYGSTDNISNLKKTYMSIIEVLKEINNYDELVSAYVKLALIYLNENDIENARYYLTLAQNKGSENHEKET
- a CDS encoding MFS transporter, with protein sequence MRFSILKQKNFLILMLGKSISIIGTEMQNFALSLYVLKITGSATLFATVLTATIIPKLVLGPIAGVIADRLNRKKLIIYLDLLNGLTILFFVYLYSRNGSLKLTSIYILVAITSVVLTGIGFLVQVVTGVGNIALTTMLQREIPLHLMGRVNSVFEIGVMLAMPLGQIVFGVLFDKIPSWLCLIISSLILLTTILSLRKNLISQEDITNLNTNDNCTSDLK